From Sporosarcina sp. 6E9, a single genomic window includes:
- a CDS encoding aldehyde dehydrogenase has translation MNFTALDVESMIALQHQFYFTGQTRSATFRKEMLTKLRDAILANEDAISDALQKDLGKSPFESYVTEIGFVLSSISHMIKNVEAWMKPKVAKTPIHLQPSKSFIVREPYGSVLIIAPFNYPFQLVMEPLVGAIVGGNCAVVKPSESAPHTVRIVKKILTETFPPEYIRVVEGERDETTALIHAPFDYIFFTGSVAVGKVIMKAAAERLTPITLELGGKSPAIVDQTADLVHAAERIIWGKFLNTGQTCVAPDYLLVHKSVKKEFIEILTDTIQDFYGMDAKESPDYGRVINEREFLRLVKMIEREWPQIVFGGDFDRSSLFIEPTLLDRVTWDSPSMADEIFGPVLPILEYDNLGDAIHRIRQLPKPLAGYMFTENEEAANYFIESLPFGGGCINDTVSHVGNTNLPFGGVGSSGMNAYHGKNSFNVFTHEKAMMQRSTKIPMRFAFPPYENKLKLIKPLIR, from the coding sequence ATGAATTTTACGGCGCTTGATGTTGAATCGATGATTGCCCTACAACACCAGTTTTACTTTACTGGACAGACACGGAGTGCAACGTTTCGAAAAGAAATGTTAACGAAATTACGCGATGCCATTCTGGCAAATGAAGATGCAATTTCGGATGCTCTTCAAAAAGACTTGGGAAAAAGTCCATTCGAATCGTATGTAACAGAGATCGGCTTTGTCCTTTCGAGCATTTCGCATATGATTAAAAATGTGGAAGCTTGGATGAAGCCAAAAGTAGCGAAAACACCCATTCATTTGCAACCATCCAAAAGTTTCATCGTTCGTGAACCATATGGCTCTGTCTTAATTATTGCACCCTTTAATTATCCGTTTCAGCTCGTTATGGAACCATTAGTTGGTGCGATCGTAGGCGGAAATTGCGCGGTTGTGAAACCGTCTGAATCTGCACCGCACACAGTTCGAATCGTCAAAAAAATATTAACGGAAACATTTCCACCCGAATATATTCGAGTGGTTGAAGGAGAACGGGATGAAACAACTGCACTGATTCATGCGCCATTCGATTATATATTCTTTACTGGAAGCGTTGCAGTCGGAAAAGTAATCATGAAGGCTGCTGCTGAAAGACTGACACCGATTACGCTTGAACTCGGGGGGAAAAGTCCAGCAATCGTGGACCAAACAGCCGATCTTGTTCACGCCGCTGAACGAATCATTTGGGGGAAGTTTTTAAATACAGGTCAGACATGTGTTGCGCCGGATTATCTACTTGTCCACAAGTCGGTTAAAAAAGAATTTATCGAGATTTTGACTGATACGATACAAGACTTTTACGGCATGGATGCGAAAGAGAGTCCTGATTACGGAAGGGTCATTAATGAACGTGAATTTCTTCGATTAGTGAAAATGATTGAAAGGGAATGGCCACAAATTGTGTTTGGTGGAGATTTTGACCGTTCATCATTATTTATAGAGCCGACGCTACTTGATCGGGTGACTTGGGACAGTCCATCAATGGCAGATGAAATTTTCGGACCGGTATTGCCAATTCTTGAGTACGATAACCTTGGGGATGCTATCCATCGCATTCGTCAATTGCCGAAGCCGCTTGCTGGCTATATGTTTACGGAAAATGAAGAAGCAGCTAATTATTTCATTGAGAGTTTACCGTTTGGCGGCGGCTGTATTAATGATACAGTTTCACATGTCGGCAACACGAATTTGCCATTTGGCGGCGTCGGTTCCTCTGGCATGAATGCTTACCATGGTAAAAATAGTTTTAATGTATTTACCCATGAAAAGGCCATGATGCAAAGAAGCACGAAAATACCTATGCGCTTCGCCTTTCCACCATATGAAAATAAATTAAAGCTAATAAAACCGCTTATCCGTTAA
- a CDS encoding Gfo/Idh/MocA family protein, whose translation MGKTTFALVGTGIVGERIIKQILANENAEIIALFDENTERLTEMANTYGLFAASSYEEVLALKPDWIYIGTPPVSHASLSKMAIDAGLHVLCEKPLAHDAEDGSVMAHAASDKTTLTAMHFPLMYSPSVRHMMKLVEKRTIGDIVRIELHTYFPHWPRLWQQNPWIASREQGGFTREVFPHFLQIMYRMFGNIRVQEHKTIYPVDETLAETTVMAMGETENKIPVLLNGISGIGQEEELSYIVYGTEGVLKLRNWSELSIAQKDSPFEILTSFDSVRSLIEECMLASNGEAELLVPFSEGLIVQLLIDELLAEK comes from the coding sequence ATGGGTAAAACAACCTTTGCACTTGTTGGAACAGGCATCGTCGGCGAACGTATCATTAAACAAATTCTTGCGAATGAAAATGCAGAAATCATCGCATTGTTTGACGAAAATACAGAACGGTTAACTGAAATGGCGAATACTTATGGTCTTTTTGCGGCATCCTCCTATGAAGAGGTTTTAGCATTAAAACCGGACTGGATATATATCGGGACACCTCCAGTATCGCATGCATCACTTAGTAAAATGGCGATTGACGCCGGCTTGCATGTTCTTTGTGAAAAACCACTCGCACATGACGCAGAAGATGGATCAGTTATGGCGCATGCTGCAAGCGACAAAACGACATTAACGGCTATGCATTTCCCACTCATGTACAGTCCATCTGTCAGGCATATGATGAAGCTTGTTGAAAAAAGAACAATCGGTGACATTGTCCGTATCGAATTACATACATATTTTCCACACTGGCCGAGACTTTGGCAACAAAATCCGTGGATTGCTTCACGCGAACAAGGTGGATTTACGCGTGAAGTGTTCCCGCATTTTCTGCAAATTATGTATAGAATGTTTGGGAACATAAGGGTCCAAGAACACAAAACGATCTATCCAGTCGATGAAACACTTGCTGAGACAACCGTCATGGCGATGGGTGAAACAGAAAACAAAATTCCTGTACTTTTAAATGGGATTTCAGGAATCGGACAGGAAGAAGAACTGTCTTACATAGTATATGGAACTGAGGGCGTTTTAAAACTGCGTAATTGGTCGGAACTTAGCATCGCACAAAAAGACAGTCCTTTTGAAATATTGACTTCTTTCGATTCAGTAAGGTCACTTATTGAAGAATGTATGTTAGCCTCTAACGGAGAAGCTGAATTACTCGTTCCATTTTCTGAAGGACTCATTGTCCAACTGCTAATTGATGAACTTTTGGCAGAAAAATGA
- a CDS encoding DNA-3-methyladenine glycosylase yields MDAQISLPFIYNFDLALDRLSGDPLNSVDLANRILRIPMNEGNVITVIATGTKENPSFLLKDLLNKIQLQEVKEILHFNESLDEISAHFANTDLATIFLEHEGTPLIRSFSLYGTLIRSIIHQQLNMSFANTLSMRFVETFGSKMDGVLRYPSPDIVANLDVSTLREMQFSTRKAEYMIGLSQAIAAGSLELEELGQMDDDEVTAKLTAIRGVGPWTAQSFLMSGLGRPNLFPIADIGLQNALKILWELERKPIKEEIVARFPDWTPFLSYAALYLWRSIE; encoded by the coding sequence ATGGACGCTCAAATATCTCTTCCATTCATTTATAATTTTGACCTTGCACTTGATCGTCTCTCAGGGGATCCACTGAATTCAGTCGACTTGGCTAACCGTATTTTACGAATTCCTATGAATGAAGGTAATGTTATTACCGTAATAGCGACTGGAACGAAAGAAAATCCTTCATTTTTACTAAAAGATCTTTTAAATAAAATTCAACTTCAAGAAGTGAAAGAAATCCTTCATTTTAATGAGTCCCTTGATGAAATTTCAGCTCATTTTGCAAATACAGATCTTGCTACAATATTTTTGGAGCATGAAGGAACACCACTAATTCGAAGTTTTTCACTTTACGGGACATTAATAAGGAGTATTATTCATCAACAACTTAATATGTCATTCGCAAATACTTTATCAATGCGCTTTGTTGAAACTTTTGGAAGCAAGATGGACGGTGTTTTGCGGTACCCGTCTCCCGATATAGTCGCAAACCTAGATGTTTCAACACTAAGGGAGATGCAGTTCAGTACAAGAAAAGCTGAATACATGATTGGTTTATCGCAAGCAATTGCTGCCGGTTCCCTTGAATTAGAAGAGCTCGGGCAGATGGATGACGATGAGGTAACTGCAAAACTAACTGCAATTCGTGGTGTCGGTCCATGGACAGCCCAAAGTTTTCTGATGTCTGGACTTGGCCGACCAAATTTATTTCCAATTGCAGACATTGGACTCCAAAATGCACTTAAAATCTTATGGGAACTAGAACGAAAACCAATCAAAGAAGAAATTGTCGCCCGCTTTCCGGATTGGACTCCATTTCTGAGTTATGCTGCATTGTATTTGTGGAGAAGTATTGAGTAA
- a CDS encoding hotdog domain-containing protein: MSLKVGDIIKFERTFRTETVELFTKLSGDEGIHHLSPDEQGRLVVQGLLTATLPTKVGGDHNVLARNMNFEFLRPVFTDDTIICEVTIEEYERQENNRKAIAASFICENQVGKVVLKGGFSGVIL; this comes from the coding sequence TTGTCGCTTAAAGTAGGAGATATCATTAAATTTGAACGGACTTTCAGAACTGAAACCGTTGAATTGTTTACCAAGCTTTCTGGTGATGAAGGAATCCATCATCTTAGCCCAGATGAACAGGGAAGACTTGTCGTTCAAGGATTACTGACAGCAACTTTGCCGACAAAAGTGGGCGGAGATCATAATGTACTCGCTCGCAATATGAATTTTGAATTTCTAAGGCCAGTGTTTACGGACGATACAATAATTTGTGAAGTTACAATTGAAGAATATGAAAGACAAGAAAATAATAGAAAAGCTATTGCAGCATCCTTTATATGTGAAAATCAAGTGGGAAAAGTAGTACTGAAAGGGGGATTTTCGGGAGTGATACTATGA
- a CDS encoding sorbosone dehydrogenase family protein translates to MAETEFWDHTQMEGNNKPQRMLNPVDILVPTGYEIDVFADGLTTPINLTFTSNGEMLVADSGITDGNGKVLKLTRDGFTLVADGFNPPLTGITEHEGNIYVAHRRYVTIIEADGTKKDIIEGLPSNGDHHNNRVVFGPDGKMYFGQGTATNSGVVGTDNDWAKEYPFFHDYPGSTVKFRGQNFESPGFLKDFPSRKVTTGGYVPFGVPSYEGKTVDGVTRASGSILRANPDGSDLELVAWGLRNPFRLRFDSYNRLFAANHGIDVRGSRPIANSPDEFQWIQSGMWYGFPDFTGGLPVTMPQFKPEGKPQPEFLLEEHPMKPPRPIAIFPAHSATMGFSFNVDPLFAPIGDAFIAEFGSNDPTTTGGKPLPHVGHRISRIDMQTGKVHVFAINRTGMAASATNSGGFERPIDAVFDSGGVLYVLDFGLFAGAGAVPGTGVIWRIRKTD, encoded by the coding sequence ATGGCTGAAACAGAATTCTGGGACCACACTCAAATGGAAGGAAATAATAAACCGCAAAGAATGCTTAATCCAGTAGATATACTAGTTCCTACAGGATATGAAATCGATGTATTTGCAGATGGGTTAACTACACCTATAAACTTAACTTTTACAAGCAATGGGGAAATGCTCGTTGCTGATTCGGGTATTACAGATGGGAATGGTAAGGTGTTAAAGCTAACGAGGGATGGGTTTACGCTTGTTGCGGATGGATTTAATCCGCCCTTAACAGGGATTACAGAGCATGAAGGAAATATATATGTCGCACATCGGCGCTATGTAACAATTATTGAAGCGGATGGTACGAAGAAAGACATCATTGAGGGATTACCGAGTAATGGCGATCATCATAATAATCGTGTCGTGTTTGGTCCGGACGGCAAGATGTATTTTGGCCAAGGTACCGCGACGAATAGCGGAGTTGTAGGAACAGATAATGATTGGGCGAAGGAGTATCCGTTTTTTCATGATTATCCCGGTTCAACAGTGAAGTTTCGTGGACAGAATTTTGAATCACCAGGATTTTTAAAGGATTTTCCAAGCCGAAAAGTTACGACGGGCGGATATGTGCCCTTTGGCGTTCCTAGCTATGAGGGGAAAACGGTCGACGGAGTTACCCGAGCAAGCGGTAGCATTTTACGAGCTAATCCAGATGGTTCGGATTTGGAGTTAGTGGCATGGGGACTGCGAAATCCATTTAGGCTACGATTCGACAGTTATAATCGATTATTTGCCGCCAATCATGGGATTGATGTCCGTGGAAGTCGGCCAATCGCGAACTCGCCTGACGAATTTCAGTGGATTCAATCAGGCATGTGGTATGGATTTCCTGACTTTACAGGGGGATTACCGGTCACGATGCCGCAGTTTAAACCGGAAGGAAAACCTCAGCCTGAATTCTTATTAGAAGAACATCCTATGAAGCCACCTCGACCAATCGCTATTTTTCCAGCGCATTCTGCAACGATGGGGTTTAGTTTTAATGTGGATCCCTTATTTGCTCCAATCGGAGATGCATTTATAGCGGAGTTCGGTTCTAATGATCCAACGACAACAGGTGGCAAACCTCTTCCACATGTTGGTCATCGCATTTCCAGAATCGATATGCAGACAGGGAAAGTCCATGTTTTTGCAATAAATCGAACAGGTATGGCTGCATCTGCAACAAATAGTGGCGGTTTTGAACGCCCGATTGACGCCGTATTCGATTCAGGCGGTGTTTTGTATGTACTCGATTTTGGACTGTTCGCTGGTGCAGGCGCAGTCCCTGGAACGGGTGTTATTTGGAGGATTAGGAAGACTGATTGA
- a CDS encoding phosphatidylglycerophosphatase A, giving the protein MVKKRKVVHSQVVSDATLAALARRRVEIQDIADIVYEMQLPYNPDLDMAYCIESVESVLEKRELQHAILVGIELDELAEQGKLSSPLQEIVVSDEGLFGVDETIALGAVFTYGSIAVTTFGHLDKNKIGIINELDTKKGRGVHTFLDDLVASIAASAASRIAHKTRDIQEANNIIDKDLPKT; this is encoded by the coding sequence ATGGTGAAAAAAAGAAAAGTAGTCCATTCACAAGTTGTAAGTGATGCAACGTTAGCTGCATTGGCACGCCGCAGAGTAGAGATTCAAGATATTGCAGATATTGTTTATGAAATGCAATTGCCTTATAATCCGGATTTAGATATGGCTTACTGCATTGAATCTGTTGAAAGTGTGCTTGAAAAACGCGAACTGCAACATGCTATCTTAGTGGGAATTGAACTTGATGAGTTGGCTGAACAAGGAAAACTATCATCTCCGCTTCAAGAAATCGTTGTATCCGATGAAGGCTTGTTCGGTGTTGATGAAACGATTGCATTGGGAGCCGTTTTTACATACGGTTCGATTGCAGTCACAACGTTTGGTCATCTGGATAAAAACAAAATCGGAATCATAAATGAACTCGATACAAAAAAAGGACGCGGAGTCCATACATTCCTTGATGATCTCGTTGCAAGTATAGCCGCCTCAGCTGCGTCTAGAATCGCCCATAAAACAAGAGACATACAAGAAGCAAATAATATAATTGATAAGGATTTACCTAAAACGTAG
- a CDS encoding esterase family protein produces the protein MKQGKIEEFTIQSKALGEEMQVLVHLPHNYTPLYKYGVLIASDGKDYIQYGRVGRVIDEFIESGEIEDIIFFGIPYKSVSERRRMYHPDGDKHEAYIRFLAHELVPYIDDNYPTYQVGAGRGLIGDSLAATISLLTASKYPNTFGKVILHSPYVNDYVLEKVNAVENTAAFSIYHVIGEEETEVNTQKDGIQDFLKPNRELNKLVESKGFSYFYEEFKGDHTWKYWQPDVRRAILMVYGQ, from the coding sequence ATGAAGCAAGGTAAAATTGAAGAATTTACAATTCAGAGTAAAGCGCTTGGCGAAGAAATGCAGGTACTTGTCCATTTACCTCATAATTATACCCCACTTTATAAATATGGAGTCCTAATTGCATCAGATGGAAAAGATTACATACAATATGGTCGTGTCGGAAGAGTGATTGATGAATTTATTGAATCAGGAGAAATTGAAGATATAATCTTCTTTGGTATTCCTTATAAGAGCGTGAGTGAAAGAAGGCGCATGTATCATCCCGACGGTGATAAACATGAAGCCTATATACGTTTTTTAGCGCACGAACTCGTTCCTTACATCGACGATAACTACCCTACCTATCAAGTTGGGGCTGGTAGAGGTTTAATCGGAGATTCACTTGCAGCAACAATATCCCTATTAACGGCTTCTAAATATCCAAATACTTTTGGAAAAGTAATCTTGCACTCTCCTTATGTGAATGATTATGTCCTCGAGAAGGTAAATGCTGTCGAAAACACAGCGGCATTTTCGATATATCACGTGATTGGAGAAGAAGAAACGGAAGTAAATACGCAAAAAGACGGCATTCAAGACTTTTTAAAACCGAATCGCGAATTAAACAAATTAGTCGAATCAAAAGGGTTTTCGTACTTCTATGAAGAATTCAAAGGAGACCACACTTGGAAATACTGGCAACCCGATGTACGTCGAGCAATCTTAATGGTGTATGGTCAGTAA
- a CDS encoding YjcG family protein translates to MKYGIVAFPSKELQDLANGYRKRYDPHYAQITPHMTIKGVFDANDKEIEEVAKEIKKVTDKHGPFELTVSKVSTFAPITNAIYFKAETNEELMNLHKDLNYNFFGDEPAYAFIPHITIAQKLTSGEHDDIIGQLKMVGVNHTETIDRIHLLYQLENGSWNVFETFRLEGAN, encoded by the coding sequence ATGAAATATGGCATTGTAGCTTTTCCATCGAAAGAACTCCAAGATTTAGCAAACGGGTATCGAAAACGATATGACCCACATTATGCGCAAATTACTCCGCACATGACAATTAAAGGCGTATTTGATGCAAACGACAAAGAGATTGAAGAAGTCGCGAAAGAAATTAAAAAAGTAACCGATAAACATGGACCATTTGAGCTAACCGTTTCAAAAGTAAGCACTTTTGCTCCGATTACAAATGCAATCTATTTTAAAGCTGAAACGAATGAAGAATTGATGAATTTACACAAAGACTTGAATTATAACTTCTTTGGCGACGAACCTGCTTACGCGTTTATTCCGCATATTACAATTGCGCAAAAACTAACGTCAGGTGAACACGATGATATTATCGGTCAATTGAAAATGGTCGGTGTTAATCATACTGAAACAATAGACCGGATCCACCTATTATATCAACTAGAAAATGGATCATGGAATGTCTTTGAAACTTTCCGTCTTGAAGGAGCTAATTAA
- a CDS encoding GNAT family N-acetyltransferase has translation MFDVKIVTTTQEKEDAFSVRRKVFVEEQGVPLSLELDELDKTADHFVVYTENTPIGAGRIRESDSGIGKVERVCILPEFRGKHLGKLIMQALEDHAASKEFEKIVLNAQSYAIPFYEKIGYVITSPEFMDADIPHRTMEKTLKK, from the coding sequence TTGTTTGATGTTAAAATCGTCACCACTACGCAAGAAAAAGAGGATGCGTTTTCTGTCAGACGAAAAGTGTTTGTCGAAGAACAAGGGGTTCCACTAAGCCTTGAGCTTGACGAACTTGATAAAACGGCAGATCATTTTGTCGTCTATACAGAAAATACACCAATTGGAGCAGGAAGAATCAGAGAAAGCGATTCTGGTATCGGAAAAGTAGAACGCGTATGTATTCTTCCCGAGTTCCGCGGAAAACATCTTGGAAAACTTATTATGCAAGCTCTTGAGGATCATGCTGCTTCTAAGGAATTCGAAAAGATTGTATTAAACGCCCAATCCTATGCCATTCCCTTTTATGAGAAAATAGGTTATGTAATTACTTCGCCGGAATTTATGGATGCAGATATTCCGCATCGCACAATGGAAAAAACATTAAAAAAATAA
- a CDS encoding stage VI sporulation protein F: MNDSFFRKIESKTGVPMEEVFALANAIQYADFSDERQVRKIIRNVGKLANKQVSPHMEDELVKSIVNDGKAVNFSDIEKMLGR, encoded by the coding sequence ATGAATGATTCATTTTTCCGGAAAATCGAATCAAAGACAGGGGTTCCGATGGAAGAAGTATTTGCACTTGCAAATGCGATCCAGTATGCGGATTTCAGCGACGAGCGTCAAGTAAGAAAAATTATTCGAAACGTCGGTAAGCTCGCGAATAAACAAGTGTCACCGCATATGGAAGATGAACTTGTCAAATCCATTGTGAATGACGGAAAAGCAGTCAATTTTTCAGATATCGAGAAAATGCTCGGTAGATAA
- a CDS encoding YjcZ family sporulation protein, translated as MFGCNPYGGGYGVGGYGGECGRGRGSYGGSTFVLIVVLFILLIIVGSSFV; from the coding sequence ATGTTTGGATGCAATCCTTACGGAGGCGGCTACGGTGTAGGCGGCTATGGCGGGGAATGTGGACGCGGAAGAGGATCATATGGCGGTTCAACATTCGTTCTCATCGTCGTTCTCTTCATTCTACTCATCATTGTCGGCAGTAGCTTTGTATAA
- the spoVAE gene encoding stage V sporulation protein AE: MLSIFITAFVVGGLICVIGQLLFDVAKLTPAHTLCILVVIGSVLDGVGLYEPLIDFAGAGATIPITSFGNALTHGAMAEAEKHGFVGVLTGMFEVTSSGISAAILFGFIAAVFFRPKGKV, encoded by the coding sequence ATGTTGTCTATATTTATTACCGCATTTGTAGTCGGGGGTCTTATTTGTGTCATTGGTCAATTATTATTTGATGTAGCAAAATTAACGCCCGCGCATACACTTTGCATATTGGTCGTAATAGGTTCCGTTCTTGACGGAGTAGGATTATATGAACCTTTGATCGATTTTGCAGGTGCCGGAGCCACAATTCCGATTACATCATTTGGAAATGCACTAACTCACGGAGCAATGGCGGAAGCAGAAAAGCATGGATTTGTCGGTGTCCTGACGGGAATGTTCGAGGTGACAAGTTCGGGAATTAGTGCCGCAATTTTATTTGGCTTCATTGCAGCGGTTTTTTTCAGGCCAAAAGGAAAGGTTTAA
- a CDS encoding stage V sporulation protein AD, with protein MVVKGLLKFRTNPTIAATGVVVGPLEKKSPFASMFDKVLDDERSEQLTNEKGNAKLVEDACMIALRKAGFVPDDADFLLIGDLINQMTPSNFCASELQIPYVGMFSACATSISSLLTAALLTESGMSTCSIAGASSQHNAVERQFRYPVEYGAQKPATAQWTVTAAGVAAVTPNQVGFPAIVSGTIGRVIDLGMTDPLNMGAAMAPAAADTLERHLNGHGRKAKHYDAIITGDLGKIGFEIYQKLIAKKKIETTNNLRDAGAEFYGGDSDFQAGASGTGCSAAIYFSDVYEKMMQGNYKRVLLIATGSLLSPLSFQQGDTIPCIAHAVELEMK; from the coding sequence ATGGTAGTAAAAGGCCTTTTAAAGTTTAGAACAAATCCGACGATTGCTGCCACAGGTGTAGTCGTTGGCCCCCTAGAGAAAAAAAGTCCTTTTGCTTCAATGTTTGATAAAGTATTAGACGATGAACGAAGCGAACAGCTGACAAATGAAAAAGGAAATGCAAAGTTAGTAGAAGATGCTTGCATGATTGCATTGCGTAAAGCAGGTTTTGTGCCAGATGATGCAGACTTTCTATTAATTGGAGATTTGATAAATCAGATGACCCCTTCGAATTTTTGTGCATCTGAGCTTCAAATACCTTATGTAGGGATGTTTTCCGCATGTGCGACTTCTATATCATCGCTTTTGACAGCTGCATTATTAACGGAATCGGGAATGTCCACTTGTTCCATTGCAGGAGCGAGCAGTCAGCATAATGCTGTGGAGCGGCAATTTCGATATCCTGTTGAATACGGTGCACAAAAGCCAGCAACAGCGCAGTGGACAGTGACCGCAGCAGGGGTTGCAGCAGTTACTCCGAATCAGGTTGGTTTTCCTGCAATCGTAAGCGGGACGATTGGCCGTGTAATTGATCTTGGTATGACGGATCCACTAAATATGGGAGCCGCAATGGCGCCCGCTGCGGCAGATACGTTAGAACGCCATTTAAATGGGCATGGAAGAAAAGCGAAGCACTACGATGCCATTATTACAGGTGACTTAGGAAAGATTGGATTTGAAATTTATCAAAAGTTAATTGCTAAAAAGAAGATAGAAACGACGAATAATTTACGTGACGCAGGAGCGGAGTTTTACGGTGGTGATTCGGATTTTCAAGCCGGTGCGAGTGGGACGGGATGTTCGGCGGCGATTTATTTTTCGGATGTCTATGAAAAAATGATGCAAGGAAATTATAAGCGTGTATTGTTAATTGCCACAGGTTCATTACTATCCCCATTATCGTTTCAACAAGGAGATACAATTCCATGCATCGCGCATGCGGTTGAATTAGAAATGAAATGA
- the spoVAC gene encoding stage V sporulation protein AC has protein sequence MDEKKYAELESKISPKPPLARNLFTAFITGGTICLIGQAISLFYMTFFDFTERTASNPTVATLIFLAMLLTGFGQYRKIAQFGGAGSAVPITGFGNAVISAAIEHRSEGYVLGVGGNMFKLAGSVILFGVASAFIVALIKTILVKFGVVSW, from the coding sequence ATGGATGAAAAAAAATATGCCGAATTAGAAAGTAAAATATCTCCGAAACCTCCGTTGGCACGTAACTTATTTACTGCATTTATTACAGGTGGAACAATATGTTTAATCGGACAAGCCATTTCCTTATTTTATATGACGTTTTTTGATTTCACAGAACGAACAGCAAGTAACCCGACAGTTGCGACGTTAATCTTTTTAGCCATGCTGCTAACCGGGTTTGGACAGTATCGAAAAATTGCTCAATTCGGAGGCGCAGGGTCTGCAGTTCCGATTACCGGATTTGGGAATGCTGTCATTTCGGCTGCCATTGAACATAGAAGTGAAGGTTATGTTCTGGGTGTCGGCGGAAATATGTTCAAGCTTGCAGGCTCAGTTATATTATTTGGCGTCGCTTCTGCATTTATTGTGGCACTCATTAAAACAATTTTAGTAAAGTTTGGTGTCGTCTCATGGTAG